In Gossypium arboreum isolate Shixiya-1 chromosome 5, ASM2569848v2, whole genome shotgun sequence, a single genomic region encodes these proteins:
- the LOC108480194 gene encoding probable LRR receptor-like serine/threonine-protein kinase At1g53440, whose amino-acid sequence MGFVFSLFKMVSVLFLGFLALNCFTEFGSNAQVLPDSEVETLQTVFSKMQHPNASRISPTFCSETSWNYTTSDLVESSIACDCSDANNTICHVTQILIKGHNLTGILPSELGNLTRLQVVDLTRNYLNGSIPSSFSNIPLTNLSLLGNRLSGPIPPEIGDISTLLNLVLEDNLLGGSLPSNLGNLGRLDRFLLSGNNFTGRIPESFGNLMNLTDFRIDGNSLSGKIPDFIGNWTKLLRLDMQGTSMEGPIPSTISELKNLTELRISDLNGTSSAFPNLEGMKNMEELVLRNCLITGSIPANIGEMASLKTLDLSFNRLTGQIPGTLEDLANLNFLFLTNNSLSGEVPPWILNSDNNIDLSYNNLSSAQTSCQQANVNLVSGSSSAANSDSAPWCLRKDLPCPQNPDHHSLFINCGGEATTSVDGDDYEEDLSNSGPSTFFSSANKWAYSSTGVYLGNEGAPYTARTSSAVNGSEFYKTARIAPQSLKYYGLCLRQGNYKVQLHFAEIMFSDNQTFDGLGRRLFDVSIQGQVVLEDFNIMEEAGGVRKGITREFNVDVNGSTLEIHLFWRGKGTAAIPNRGVYGPLISAITVTPNFKVDTGNGLSAGAIAGIVIGSCVIIVLLLIILRLTGYLGGKDNENSELQGLELQTGYFSLRQIKAATNNFDSSNKIGEGGFGPVYKGVLSDGMVIAVKQLSSKSKQGNREFVNEIGMISALQHSNLVKLYGCCIEGNQLLLIYEYLENNSLARALFGRDEHRLTLDWSTRKKICLGIARGLAYLHEESRLKIVHRDIKATNVLLDKDLNAKISDFGLAKLDEEENTHISTRIAGTIGYMAPEYAMRGYLTDKADVYSFGVVLLEIVSGKSNTNYRPKEEFVYLLDWAYVQQEQGNLLELVDPSLGSKYSNEEALRMLNIALLCTNPSPTLRPSMSSVVSMMEGKIPVQAPLIKQKDADRDARFRAFEMLSHDSQTNVSIHSHDSQGPRSTSIDGSWIDSSISLPDETQPHSSRMLLEKPLENN is encoded by the exons atggggtttgttttctccctatttaaGATGGTCTCTGTTCTTTTTCTGGGTTTTTTGGCTTTGAATTGCTTCACGGAGTTTGGGTCAAATGCTCAAGTTTTGCCTGATAGTGAAG TGGAAACTCTTCAAACGGTATTTTCAAAGATGCAACATCCAAATGCTTCAAGAATCAGCCCAACCTTTTGCAGTGAAACTTCATGGAATTATACCACTTCTGATCTTGTTGAAAGCAGTATTGCATGCGACTGTTCTGATGCAAACAACACTATATGCCACGTCACTCAAAT TTTGATAAAAGGTCACAATTTGACTGGAATTCTACCATCTGAACTTGGAAATCTTACACGTCTGCAAGTAGT CGATCTCACTCGCAACTATCTTAATGGATCAATTCCGTCGAGTTTTTCTAATATCCCTCTCACCAATTT GTCTCTTCTGGGGAACCGTCTTAGCGGTCCGATTCCTCCGGAAATCGGTGATATTTCAACTCTTCTAAACCT GGTTTTGGAAGATAATCTGCTTGGGGGATCATTGCCTTCCAATTTAGGAAATTTGGGCCGCTTGGATAGATT CCTTCTCTCTGGAAACAATTTTACAGGCAGAATACCAGAATCATTTGGCAATTTGATGAACTTAACTGATTT CCGGATTGATGGAAATAGTTTGTCAGGGAAGATACCAGATTTCATTGGGAATTGGACCAAACTTTTAAGATT GGATATGCAAGGCACATCAATGGAAGGGCCAATTCCTTCTACCATATCTGAGTTAAAGAACTTAACTGAATT GAGGATATCTGATTTGAATGGGACAAGTTCGGCTTTCCCAAATTTGGAGGGAATGAAAAATATGGAAGAATT GGTGCTACGAAATTGCTTGATTACTGGTTCAATCCCTGCCAACATAGGGGAAATGGCATCTTTAAAAACATT GGACCTAAGCTTCAACCGCTTAACTGGTCAAATTCCAGGGACACTTGAGGATTTGGCAAACTTAAATTTCCT GTTTCTGACTAACAACTCATTGAGTGGAGAAGTACCTCCTTGGATATTAAACAGCGACAACAACAT AGATTTGTCTTATAACAATTTATCTTCAGCCCAAACAAGTTGCCAACAGGCAAATGT GAACTTAGTTTCAGGTTCCTCATCTGCAGCAAATAGTGACTC AGCTCCTTGGTGCTTAAGGAAGGACCTTCCTTGTCCCCAAAACCCTGACC ACCATTCCTTATTTATTAATTGTGGAGGAGAGGCTACAACAAGTGTTGATGGAGATGACTATGAAGAAGATTTAAGCAACTCTGGTCCATCAACCTTCTTCAGTTCAGCAAATAAGTGGGCTTATAGTAGTACCGGGGTTTATTTAGGCAACGAAGGGGCTCCTTATACTGCAAGAACTTCATCGGCTGTTAACGGCTCGGAATTCTACAAAACTGCACGTATTGCACCACAATCACTGAAGTACTATGGCTTATGTTTACGACAAGGCAACTACAAAGTTCAGCTTCACTTTGCTGAAATAATGTTTTCTGATAATCAGACATTTGATGGTCTAGGAAGGCGATTATTTGACGTATCAATTCAA GGACAAGTAGTTTTGGAGGATTTCAATATCATGGAGGAAGCCGGTGGTGTTAGAAAGGGCATCACCCGGGAATTCAATGTTGATGTAAATGGAAGTACTTTGGAGATCCACTTATTCTGGAGAGGGAAGGGAACCGCTGCCATTCCTAATAGAGGGGTCTATGGACCACTTATATCTGCTATTACAGTAACACCAA ACTTTAAGGTCGACACTGGTAATGGGTTATCTGCTGGAGCTATTGCTGGTATTGTGATTGGCTCATGTGTGATTATCGTCTTGTTATTGATCATCCTCCGACTGACTGGTTACTTGGGGGGAAAGGACAATGAAAACAGTG AGCTTCAGGGGCTAGAACTTCAGACTGGCTATTTCAGTTTAAGACAGATTAAGGCTGCAACAAATAACTTTGATTCATCAAATAAGATTGGTGAAGGAGGATTTGGGCCAGTTTACAAG GGTGTACTGTCAGATGGTATGGTTATTGCAGTTAAGCAGCTATCCTCTAAATCTAAGCAAGGAAATCGCGAATTTGTGAATGAGATAGGGATGATTTCAGCATTGCAACACTCAAATCTTGTGAAACTTTATGGTTGTTGCATTGAAGGAAATCAGTTGTTGTTAATCTACGAGTACTTGGAAAATAACAGTCTTGCTCGTGCACTTTTCG GTCGTGATGAACACCGGCTTACCTTGGACTGGTCTACACGAAAGAAAATATGCTTGGGGATAGCAAGAGGGCTAGCTTATCTTCATGAGGAATCAAGACTAAAAATTGTTCACAGAGATATTAAGGCAACAAATGTGTTGCTTGATAAGGATCTAAACGCTAAGATCTCCGACTTCGGATTAGCCAAGCTCGATGAAGAAGAGAACACTCATATCAGCACCAGAATAGCGGGAACAAT AGGTTATATGGCACCGGAATATGCAATGAGGGGTTACTTGACTGACAAGGCAGATGTTTATAGCTTTGGTGTTGTTCTTTTGGAGATTGTTAGTGGGAAGAGCAACACAAATTACAGGCCTAAGGAGGAATTTGTTTATCTCCTTGATTGG GCCTATGTTCAGCAAGAGCAAGGAAACCTTTTAGAACTTGTGGATCCGAGCCTTGGTTCAAAGTACTCAAATGAAGAGGCTTTACGGATGCTAAACATTGCTCTTTTATGCACCAATCCATCTCCCACTCTAAGGCCATCAATGTCTTCGGTTGTAAGCATGATGGAAGGCAAGATTCCTGTCCAAGCTCCATTGATCAAGCAAAAGGATGCGGACCGAGATGCGAGGTTCAGAGCCTTTGAGATGCTTTCACATGACAGCCAAACGAATGTCTCGATACATTCGCATGACAGCCAGGGTCCAAGAAGCACATCCATTGATGGATCATGGATTGATTCGTCAATATCTCTACCAGATGAGACTCAACCACATTCTTCAAGAATGCTTCTAGAAAAACCCTTAGAgaataattga